The following proteins are encoded in a genomic region of Paenibacillus sp. FSL H3-0469:
- a CDS encoding ribosomal L7Ae/L30e/S12e/Gadd45 family protein has product MTDDRGLQDAQVKIGSKQTVKAVELGQAAEVYVAEDGDQRLTSRIVMLCNKQGVKVTYVDTMLNLGKACGIEVGAAMAAVLKQ; this is encoded by the coding sequence ATGACTGATGACAGAGGGTTACAGGATGCTCAGGTCAAGATCGGTTCCAAGCAAACCGTCAAGGCGGTGGAGTTGGGCCAAGCCGCAGAAGTCTATGTGGCAGAGGACGGAGATCAACGGCTTACTTCCAGAATTGTAATGCTTTGCAACAAACAAGGTGTGAAGGTCACGTATGTGGACACGATGCTGAATTTGGGCAAGGCCTGCGGTATAGAAGTTGGTGCTGCGATGGCAGCCGTCTTAAAACAATAG
- the rpoC gene encoding DNA-directed RNA polymerase subunit beta' has translation MLDVNNFEFMKIGLASPEKIRSWSRGEVKKPETINYRTLKPEKEGLFCERIFGPQKDWECHCGKYKRVRYKGVVCDRCGVEVTRAKVRRERMGHIELAAPVSHIWYFKGIPSRMGLALDMSPRSLEEIIYFASYVVTDPGETPLEKKQLLSEKEYRSYREKYGYGFQAGMGAEAVKKLLQDIDIDKELEFLKEELRTAQGQRRNRAIKRLEVIEAFRNSGNKPDWMIMDVLPVIPPELRPMVQLDGGRFATSDLNDLYRRVINRNNRLKRLLDLGAPDIIVQNEKRMLQEAVDALIDNGRRGRPVTGPGNRPLKSLSHMLKGKQGRFRQNLLGKRVDYSGRSVIVVGPYLKMYQCGLPKKMALELFKPFVMKELVNKGLAHNIKSAKRKVERVSPEVWDVLEEVIREHPVLLNRAPTLHRLGIQAFEPILVEGHAIRLHPLVCTAYNADFDGDQMAVHVPLSAEAQAEARILMLASGNILNPKDGKPVVTPSQDMVLGTFYLTMDNKEEKGTGMILRNVNEAVSAYQRGTAGLHARVAIPVKALGKTSFTEAQQNALLITTVGKIIFNEIYPSSFPYINEATKTNLLQGTPEKYFIYEKGADVRELIMAAPEASAVGKEYLGLIIARCFETYHTTKTSVILDKIKQLGFTYSTRSGVTVAVSDVIVPEEKATILKESEAKVDVVANQYRRGLITNDERYDRVIEIWSKTKDDLTNVLLKSMDRFNSIMLMVDSKARGNKSQITQLGGMRGLMATPSGRIFELPIKANFREGLTVLEYFISTHGARKGLADTALRTADSGYLTRRLVDVAQDVIVREEDCGTDKGFMVSRIQDGKEVIEDLYDRIEGRYSFETVRHPETKEIIVHRNDLIDSDKAEEIVNAGVTKLQIRSVLSCRARHGVCKKCYGRNLATGKFVEIGEAVGIIAAQSIGEPGTQLTMRTFHTGGVAGDDITQGLPRIQELFEARNPKGQATISEIDGVVKEIRETKDRREIEVQGEAESKTYSITYGSRLRVSEGQEIEAGDELTDGSIDPKEMLRIKGIRGVQNYILQEVQRVYRNQGVEINDKHIEVMIKQMLRKIRIIDAGDTSLLPGAFADIHEYEAANKEAILAGNEPAVAKPVLLGITKASLETDSFLSAASFQETTRVLTDAAIKGKVDKLLGLKENVIIGKLIPAGTGMNRYRNVKLSDPNAESNEEALEPVPAE, from the coding sequence TTGTTGGACGTTAACAATTTTGAATTTATGAAAATCGGGCTCGCTTCCCCGGAAAAAATTCGTTCTTGGTCCCGCGGAGAAGTTAAAAAACCGGAAACCATTAACTATCGTACATTGAAACCGGAAAAAGAGGGTCTCTTTTGCGAACGTATTTTTGGACCGCAAAAGGACTGGGAATGTCACTGTGGTAAATACAAACGCGTCCGGTATAAGGGCGTAGTATGCGACCGCTGCGGCGTGGAAGTTACCCGCGCTAAAGTCCGCCGCGAACGTATGGGCCACATTGAACTGGCAGCTCCTGTATCTCATATCTGGTATTTCAAAGGTATTCCAAGCCGTATGGGTCTGGCGCTGGATATGTCTCCTAGATCGCTCGAAGAGATTATCTACTTTGCATCTTATGTTGTAACTGATCCAGGGGAAACTCCGCTGGAGAAGAAGCAGCTGTTGTCCGAGAAAGAATACCGCAGCTACCGTGAGAAATACGGCTACGGATTCCAGGCCGGCATGGGTGCAGAAGCCGTCAAAAAGCTGCTTCAGGATATCGACATCGATAAAGAACTGGAATTCCTCAAAGAAGAGCTGCGTACCGCTCAGGGCCAGCGCCGCAACCGGGCGATCAAACGTCTGGAAGTCATTGAGGCCTTCCGCAACTCCGGCAACAAGCCTGACTGGATGATCATGGATGTACTCCCGGTTATCCCTCCGGAGCTTCGTCCAATGGTTCAGCTCGATGGCGGCCGTTTTGCTACGTCTGACCTTAATGACCTGTACCGCCGTGTAATTAACCGGAACAACCGTCTGAAAAGACTGCTGGACCTCGGCGCTCCTGACATTATCGTTCAGAATGAGAAACGTATGCTTCAGGAAGCTGTAGATGCGCTGATTGACAACGGCCGCCGCGGCCGTCCTGTAACAGGACCAGGTAACCGTCCGCTCAAATCGCTTAGCCATATGCTGAAGGGGAAACAGGGACGTTTCCGCCAGAACTTGCTCGGTAAACGTGTTGACTACTCCGGCCGTTCGGTTATCGTCGTAGGACCTTACCTGAAGATGTACCAATGCGGTCTTCCTAAGAAGATGGCACTGGAGCTGTTCAAACCGTTTGTAATGAAAGAATTGGTTAACAAAGGGCTTGCCCACAACATAAAGAGCGCGAAGCGTAAGGTTGAGCGCGTAAGTCCTGAAGTATGGGATGTGCTTGAAGAGGTAATCAGAGAGCATCCGGTTCTGCTGAACCGTGCCCCTACGCTGCATAGACTGGGTATCCAGGCGTTCGAACCGATTCTGGTAGAAGGTCACGCAATCCGTCTTCACCCGCTCGTATGTACGGCTTACAATGCCGACTTTGACGGTGACCAGATGGCGGTACACGTTCCTCTGTCCGCTGAGGCTCAAGCAGAAGCCCGTATTCTCATGCTGGCGTCCGGTAACATCCTCAACCCTAAAGACGGCAAACCTGTCGTTACCCCTTCTCAGGATATGGTCCTTGGTACGTTCTACCTGACCATGGACAACAAGGAAGAAAAGGGTACCGGGATGATCCTGCGTAACGTGAATGAAGCAGTCTCTGCTTATCAGCGCGGAACTGCTGGTCTGCATGCACGTGTTGCCATTCCTGTTAAGGCTCTGGGAAAAACCAGCTTCACAGAAGCGCAGCAGAATGCATTGCTGATCACGACTGTGGGTAAGATTATCTTCAACGAAATCTATCCAAGCAGCTTCCCGTATATCAACGAAGCTACCAAAACTAACCTGCTGCAGGGAACTCCTGAGAAGTACTTTATCTATGAAAAGGGTGCGGATGTCCGCGAACTGATCATGGCTGCTCCGGAGGCCAGTGCTGTAGGTAAAGAATATCTGGGCCTCATTATCGCCCGCTGCTTTGAGACGTATCACACCACCAAGACTTCAGTGATTCTGGATAAAATTAAGCAACTAGGCTTTACGTACTCTACACGTTCCGGTGTTACGGTTGCCGTATCGGATGTTATCGTGCCTGAGGAAAAAGCTACCATTCTTAAGGAATCCGAAGCTAAGGTTGATGTGGTTGCGAATCAATACCGCCGCGGTCTGATTACCAATGATGAGCGGTATGACCGCGTTATCGAGATTTGGTCGAAGACCAAGGATGATCTGACTAACGTATTGCTTAAATCGATGGACCGCTTCAACTCCATCATGCTCATGGTCGACTCCAAGGCGCGTGGTAACAAATCGCAGATCACCCAGCTTGGTGGTATGCGTGGTCTGATGGCAACACCTTCGGGCCGGATCTTTGAATTGCCAATCAAAGCGAACTTCCGTGAAGGCCTAACCGTCCTCGAGTACTTTATCTCTACTCACGGAGCGCGTAAAGGTCTGGCCGATACAGCGCTGCGTACAGCGGATTCCGGGTACCTGACACGCCGTCTGGTTGACGTAGCGCAGGATGTTATTGTCCGTGAAGAAGATTGCGGTACTGATAAAGGCTTCATGGTTAGCCGGATTCAGGATGGTAAGGAAGTCATTGAGGATCTCTACGACCGTATTGAAGGCCGTTATTCCTTCGAGACCGTCCGTCATCCGGAGACGAAGGAAATCATCGTTCACCGTAACGATCTGATTGACTCGGATAAGGCTGAAGAGATCGTGAATGCTGGTGTTACCAAGCTGCAGATCCGCTCTGTACTCAGCTGCCGTGCCCGTCACGGTGTCTGCAAGAAGTGCTACGGACGTAACCTGGCAACAGGTAAATTCGTGGAAATCGGGGAAGCTGTCGGTATTATTGCCGCACAATCCATCGGTGAACCAGGAACACAGCTTACTATGCGTACATTCCATACCGGTGGTGTAGCCGGAGACGATATCACGCAAGGTTTGCCGCGTATCCAGGAGCTATTTGAAGCCCGTAACCCTAAAGGGCAGGCTACAATCAGTGAGATTGACGGGGTAGTTAAGGAAATTCGTGAAACCAAGGACCGCCGCGAAATCGAAGTCCAGGGTGAAGCAGAGTCCAAGACGTATTCCATCACTTACGGCTCCCGTCTGCGTGTCAGCGAAGGCCAGGAGATTGAGGCCGGCGATGAGTTAACAGACGGTTCTATTGACCCTAAAGAAATGCTGCGTATCAAAGGAATCCGCGGGGTACAGAACTACATTCTGCAAGAAGTACAGCGTGTATACCGTAACCAGGGCGTTGAAATCAATGATAAGCACATTGAAGTTATGATCAAGCAGATGCTGCGCAAAATCCGTATTATCGATGCCGGAGATACCAGTCTCCTGCCGGGTGCATTTGCGGATATTCATGAATATGAAGCAGCCAACAAGGAAGCTATTCTTGCCGGAAATGAACCAGCAGTTGCCAAACCGGTTCTGCTCGGGATCACCAAGGCCTCCCTGGAAACTGATTCATTCCTGTCTGCGGCATCTTTCCAGGAAACTACCCGCGTCTTAACAGATGCAGCTATTAAGGGTAAAGTGGATAAACTGCTCGGTCTGAAAGAGAATGTAATCATCGGTAAGCTGATTCCTGCAGGTACAGGCATGAATCGTTACCGTAATGTGAAGCTGAGCGACCCGAATGCTGAAAGCAATGAAGAAGCTTTGGAGCCGGTACCCGCTGAATAA
- the rpoB gene encoding DNA-directed RNA polymerase subunit beta: protein MAGHLVQYGRRTRRSYARINEVLEVPNLIEIQQKSYDWFLEEGLREMFQDISPIQDFTGNLVLEFIDYSLGEPKYTVDDAKERDVTYAAPLRVKVRLINKETGEVKEQEVFMGDFPLMTETGTFIINGAERVIVSQLVRSPSVYFSTKVDKNGKKTYTATVIPNRGAWLELETDAKDIMYVRIDRTRKIPVTVLLRALGFGSDAEILELLGNDEYIRNTLDKDNTDSTEKALIEIYERLRPGEPPTLDNAKSLLVARFFDPKRYDLANVGRYKINKKLHIKNRLFNQRLAQPLVDESTGEILAESGQMVDRRLLDELIPYFEKSMAAKNYRVTGGVMDSEDIPLQTIDVFSPIEEGRIIKLIANGNIDKSVKHITQADIISSISYFINLLHGIGNTDDIDHLGNRRLRSVGELLQNQFRIGLSRMERVVRERMSIQDANAITPQALINIRPVIASIKEFFGSSQLSQFMDQTNPLAELTHKRRLSALGPGGLTRERAGFEVRDVHHSHYGRMCPIETPEGPNIGLINSLSTFARINEYGFIEAPYRWVDPKTGKVTEQIDYLTADEEDNYVVAQANVLIDEDGSFKEDQVIVRYNKDSDNITTMPSNRVDYMDVSPKQVVSVATALIPFLENDDSNRALMGSNMQRQAVPLLIPKAPLVGTGMEHKSAKDSGVCIVSKYDGIIERSSANEIWLRRVEAVEGKEVKGDIVKYKLHKFMRSNQGTCINQRPLAKRGDIVKKGDILADGPSTEMGELALGRNVVVAFMTWEGYNYEDAILLSEKLVKEDVYTSIHIEEYESEARDTKLGPEEITRDIPNVGEEALRNLDERGIIRIGAEINAGDILVGKVTPKGVTELTAEERLLHAIFGEKAREVRDTSLRVPHGSDGIIVDVKVFTRENGDELPPGVNQLVRVYIAQKRKISEGDKMAGRHGNKGVVARILPEEDMPFLPDGTPVQVVLNPLGVPSRMNIGQVLEVHIGMAALRLGIHVATPVFDGAREYDVFDTMEEAGMQRNGKTVLYDGRTGERFEREVTVGVMHMIKLAHMVDDKIHARSTGPYSLVTQQPLGGKAQFGGQRFGEMEVWALEAYGAAYTLQEILTVKSDDVVGRVKTYESIVKGENVPEPGVPESFKVLIKELQSLGMDVKILSGDEQEIEMKELDDEDETSSDKLSLNLEGAEVGIE, encoded by the coding sequence TTGGCAGGACATCTTGTTCAGTATGGTCGACGCACTCGGCGGAGCTATGCGAGAATTAACGAGGTACTCGAGGTCCCGAACCTGATCGAGATCCAACAAAAATCTTATGATTGGTTTTTGGAGGAAGGATTGCGGGAAATGTTCCAGGACATCTCGCCGATCCAGGATTTCACAGGGAATTTGGTGCTAGAGTTCATTGATTACAGCCTGGGTGAACCGAAGTACACGGTTGACGACGCTAAAGAGCGGGACGTAACATATGCAGCTCCTCTGCGTGTGAAGGTGCGTCTCATCAATAAGGAGACCGGTGAGGTAAAAGAGCAGGAAGTGTTCATGGGAGATTTCCCTCTGATGACGGAAACCGGCACTTTTATTATCAATGGTGCGGAACGGGTTATTGTCAGCCAGTTGGTTCGCTCTCCAAGCGTCTATTTCAGCACAAAAGTGGATAAGAACGGCAAAAAAACTTACACCGCCACAGTAATTCCGAATCGCGGAGCCTGGCTGGAGCTTGAGACCGACGCTAAGGACATCATGTATGTCCGTATCGACCGGACTCGTAAGATCCCGGTAACAGTCCTCTTGCGTGCTCTGGGCTTCGGCAGTGATGCTGAAATTCTGGAACTGCTTGGCAATGATGAATATATTCGCAACACGCTGGATAAAGACAACACGGATTCCACGGAGAAGGCGCTTATTGAAATCTACGAGCGTCTGCGTCCGGGCGAACCACCTACACTTGATAATGCCAAGAGCTTGCTCGTCGCACGTTTCTTTGACCCGAAACGTTATGATTTGGCCAATGTAGGCCGTTACAAAATCAATAAAAAGCTGCATATTAAGAATCGTCTGTTCAATCAGCGTCTGGCACAGCCTTTGGTTGATGAGTCTACCGGAGAAATCCTGGCAGAATCCGGCCAAATGGTGGACCGCCGCCTGCTTGATGAGCTGATTCCTTATTTCGAGAAGAGTATGGCTGCCAAAAACTACCGTGTAACCGGCGGTGTAATGGACAGCGAAGATATTCCGCTTCAGACCATTGACGTATTCTCGCCAATCGAAGAAGGCCGTATCATCAAACTGATCGCCAATGGCAACATTGATAAATCGGTTAAGCATATTACTCAGGCTGATATTATATCCTCAATCAGCTACTTTATTAATTTGCTGCATGGTATCGGCAACACGGATGATATTGACCATCTGGGTAACCGCCGTCTGCGTTCTGTAGGTGAGCTTCTGCAGAATCAGTTCCGTATCGGTCTGTCCCGTATGGAACGCGTAGTCCGCGAGAGAATGTCGATTCAGGATGCCAATGCAATTACGCCGCAGGCACTGATCAACATCCGTCCGGTTATCGCGTCCATCAAAGAGTTCTTCGGCAGCTCTCAGCTGTCCCAGTTCATGGATCAGACGAACCCGCTTGCCGAGCTTACGCATAAGCGCCGTCTGTCTGCACTTGGACCTGGTGGTCTGACCCGTGAACGCGCAGGCTTTGAAGTCCGCGACGTCCATCACAGTCACTATGGCCGTATGTGTCCTATCGAGACTCCGGAAGGTCCGAATATCGGTCTGATTAACTCCTTGTCCACCTTCGCCCGCATCAATGAATACGGCTTTATCGAGGCTCCGTATCGTTGGGTAGATCCGAAGACAGGCAAGGTAACTGAGCAAATCGATTATCTGACTGCCGATGAAGAAGATAACTATGTAGTTGCACAGGCGAATGTACTGATCGATGAGGATGGCTCTTTCAAGGAAGACCAGGTTATCGTTCGATACAACAAAGATTCAGACAACATTACTACTATGCCTAGCAACCGTGTAGACTACATGGATGTTTCGCCAAAACAGGTCGTATCCGTCGCAACGGCGCTCATTCCGTTCCTTGAGAACGATGACTCCAACCGCGCACTGATGGGATCGAACATGCAGCGTCAGGCCGTTCCGCTTCTTATTCCTAAGGCTCCGCTTGTAGGGACAGGGATGGAGCACAAGTCTGCTAAAGACTCCGGCGTATGTATTGTCTCCAAATATGACGGTATTATCGAACGCTCCTCTGCCAATGAAATCTGGCTGCGCCGTGTTGAGGCAGTTGAGGGCAAGGAAGTTAAAGGCGATATCGTTAAATATAAATTACACAAATTCATGCGTTCGAACCAGGGTACCTGTATTAACCAGCGTCCACTGGCGAAACGTGGGGATATCGTCAAAAAAGGTGATATCCTGGCAGATGGACCTTCCACAGAAATGGGCGAACTTGCGCTTGGCCGCAACGTAGTCGTTGCGTTCATGACTTGGGAGGGCTACAACTACGAGGATGCGATCCTGCTGAGTGAGAAGCTGGTGAAGGAAGATGTATACACTTCGATCCACATCGAGGAATACGAATCCGAAGCCCGTGATACGAAGCTCGGACCTGAAGAGATCACACGTGATATTCCTAACGTCGGTGAAGAGGCGCTCCGCAACTTGGATGAGCGCGGAATTATCCGTATCGGTGCGGAAATCAATGCCGGCGATATTCTGGTAGGTAAGGTTACTCCGAAGGGTGTAACTGAGCTGACTGCTGAGGAACGCCTGCTGCATGCGATCTTCGGTGAGAAGGCCCGTGAGGTTCGTGATACCTCCCTGCGCGTTCCGCATGGTAGTGATGGTATTATCGTTGACGTCAAAGTATTCACACGCGAAAACGGCGATGAGCTGCCTCCTGGCGTGAATCAACTGGTTCGTGTCTATATCGCCCAGAAGCGTAAGATTTCTGAAGGTGACAAGATGGCCGGACGTCACGGTAACAAGGGTGTCGTTGCCCGTATCCTGCCAGAAGAAGATATGCCGTTCCTTCCGGACGGTACGCCGGTACAGGTTGTCCTGAACCCGCTGGGCGTTCCTTCCCGTATGAACATCGGACAGGTGCTTGAAGTCCATATTGGTATGGCTGCACTGCGTCTGGGTATCCACGTGGCTACTCCGGTATTCGACGGAGCCCGTGAGTATGACGTGTTCGATACGATGGAAGAAGCCGGAATGCAGCGTAATGGTAAGACTGTTTTGTATGACGGACGTACAGGCGAGCGCTTCGAGCGCGAGGTTACTGTCGGTGTCATGCACATGATCAAGCTCGCGCACATGGTTGACGATAAGATTCATGCCCGTTCTACAGGTCCTTACTCACTCGTTACACAACAGCCACTGGGCGGTAAAGCTCAGTTCGGCGGACAGCGTTTCGGGGAGATGGAAGTGTGGGCGCTTGAAGCTTACGGCGCGGCGTATACACTGCAAGAGATTTTGACCGTGAAATCCGATGATGTGGTCGGCCGTGTGAAAACGTACGAATCCATTGTCAAAGGTGAAAATGTTCCAGAACCGGGTGTGCCGGAATCGTTCAAGGTATTGATCAAGGAACTGCAGTCGCTCGGTATGGATGTCAAAATCCTCAGCGGCGACGAGCAGGAGATCGAGATGAAGGAACTGGACGATGAGGACGAGACGTCAAGCGATAAGCTGAGCCTCAATTTGGAGGGCGCAGAAGTCGGCATAGAGTAG
- a CDS encoding class I SAM-dependent methyltransferase: protein MSQHYYSQQPEARHDRRSIDTELRGKRLRFTSDAGVFSKGDIDHGSRVLIEAMEIPEDAKVLDVGCGYGPIGISAAYLASKGHVTMIDINSRAVELARENAQHNGIRNVTVMESDVLSVVEGQTFDVILTNPPIRAGKAVVHAIFEQAYEHLNEGGCLWVVIQKKQGAPSAVAKLESMFPVVEEVGKDKGYRILKAQK, encoded by the coding sequence ATGTCGCAGCATTATTACTCGCAGCAGCCGGAAGCGCGTCATGACAGACGGAGCATCGATACGGAGCTGAGAGGCAAACGCCTCCGCTTTACCAGCGACGCCGGTGTGTTTTCTAAAGGGGATATTGATCATGGCAGTCGTGTTCTGATTGAGGCGATGGAAATTCCGGAGGATGCGAAGGTACTGGACGTGGGCTGTGGTTACGGGCCTATAGGGATTAGTGCGGCGTATCTCGCTTCCAAGGGACATGTGACGATGATTGATATCAACAGCCGTGCGGTAGAGCTTGCCCGCGAGAATGCGCAGCATAATGGAATCCGCAATGTTACGGTGATGGAAAGTGATGTGCTATCGGTAGTAGAGGGGCAGACCTTCGATGTGATTCTAACCAACCCGCCGATCCGCGCCGGTAAGGCCGTAGTGCATGCGATTTTTGAACAGGCGTATGAGCATTTGAATGAGGGCGGTTGTCTGTGGGTTGTCATTCAGAAGAAGCAGGGTGCGCCGTCGGCGGTTGCCAAGCTGGAGAGTATGTTTCCGGTGGTAGAAGAAGTGGGGAAAGACAAGGGCTATAGAATCTTAAAAGCTCAGAAATAA
- the rplL gene encoding 50S ribosomal protein L7/L12: MSKETILEEIKGMSVLELNDLVKAIEEEFGVTAAAPVAAGGAVAAVEAEQSEFDVILTSAGASKINVIKIVREITGLGLKEAKEVVDNAPKAIKEKVSKEEAEATKAKLEEAGAAVEVK; encoded by the coding sequence ATGAGCAAAGAAACAATCTTAGAAGAAATTAAAGGCATGAGCGTACTGGAACTGAACGACCTGGTAAAAGCAATCGAAGAAGAATTCGGCGTAACTGCAGCAGCTCCAGTAGCAGCTGGCGGCGCTGTAGCAGCTGTTGAAGCTGAACAGTCCGAATTCGACGTAATTTTGACAAGCGCTGGCGCTTCCAAAATCAACGTAATCAAAATCGTTCGCGAAATCACAGGTCTTGGCTTGAAAGAAGCTAAAGAAGTTGTAGATAACGCTCCAAAAGCAATCAAAGAAAAAGTAAGCAAAGAAGAAGCCGAAGCTACCAAAGCAAAATTGGAAGAAGCAGGCGCAGCTGTAGAAGTAAAATAA
- the rplJ gene encoding 50S ribosomal protein L10 — protein sequence MANAKVIQAKQDAVDVVTSKLQNSVSTVVADYRGLNVSQVTELRKQLREAGVEFQVLKNTLLRRATAAAELTDLDAVLTGPTAIAFSETDAVVAAKILNDFAKKNDALKLKGGVVEGKVIDADQLKALAELPSRDGLLSMLLSVLQAPMRNFALAVKAVAEKEEQSA from the coding sequence TTGGCAAATGCAAAAGTAATCCAAGCAAAACAGGATGCGGTTGATGTTGTTACTAGCAAACTGCAGAACAGTGTCTCCACTGTTGTTGCAGACTACCGCGGATTGAACGTATCGCAAGTGACTGAACTGCGTAAGCAGCTTCGTGAAGCTGGCGTTGAGTTCCAAGTCCTGAAGAACACATTGCTTCGCCGTGCAACTGCGGCAGCTGAGCTGACTGATCTGGACGCTGTCCTAACTGGTCCTACAGCGATCGCATTCAGCGAGACTGATGCGGTAGTAGCAGCTAAGATTCTAAATGACTTCGCTAAGAAGAACGACGCTTTGAAACTGAAAGGCGGCGTTGTAGAAGGTAAAGTTATCGATGCGGACCAACTGAAAGCACTGGCTGAACTGCCATCCCGCGATGGTTTGCTCTCCATGCTGCTTAGCGTGCTTCAAGCTCCAATGCGCAACTTCGCGCTTGCAGTTAAAGCTGTTGCTGAGAAAGAAGAACAAAGCGCGTAA
- the rplA gene encoding 50S ribosomal protein L1, translating to MAKHGKKYQESAKLINSEATYEPSEAVELVKKAATAKFDETVEAAVRLGVDPRKQDQAVRGVVVLPHGTGKTQRVLVFAKGEKAKEAEAAGADFVGDADMINKIQQGWFEFDVCVATPDMMSEVGKLGRLLGGKGLMPNPKAGTVTFDVTKAVQEIKAGKIEYRLDKAGQIHAPIGKVSFNAEQLNENLKALMDALNRAKPAAAKGVYLKGIAISSTMGPSARVNAAAFR from the coding sequence ATGGCTAAACATGGTAAGAAGTACCAAGAATCCGCGAAGCTGATCAACAGCGAAGCGACTTACGAGCCTTCAGAAGCTGTAGAGCTTGTGAAAAAGGCGGCAACTGCCAAATTCGACGAAACCGTTGAAGCAGCAGTTCGTCTGGGTGTAGACCCGCGTAAACAAGACCAGGCAGTTCGTGGTGTTGTTGTCCTGCCTCACGGCACAGGCAAAACACAACGCGTGCTTGTATTTGCAAAAGGTGAAAAAGCGAAGGAAGCGGAAGCTGCTGGCGCTGATTTTGTTGGTGATGCTGACATGATCAACAAGATTCAACAGGGCTGGTTCGAATTCGACGTCTGCGTAGCTACACCTGACATGATGAGTGAAGTCGGTAAACTGGGTCGTCTGCTCGGTGGTAAAGGTCTCATGCCTAACCCTAAAGCAGGTACAGTTACTTTCGACGTTACCAAGGCTGTTCAAGAAATCAAAGCTGGTAAGATCGAATACCGTCTTGACAAAGCGGGCCAAATTCACGCGCCAATCGGCAAAGTGTCTTTCAACGCTGAACAATTGAACGAGAACCTTAAAGCTCTTATGGACGCTCTGAACCGTGCGAAACCGGCTGCTGCCAAAGGTGTATACCTTAAAGGCATCGCTATTTCGTCCACAATGGGACCTAGTGCTCGTGTGAACGCAGCTGCTTTCAGATAA
- the rplK gene encoding 50S ribosomal protein L11, with translation MAKKVIKMVKLQIPAGKANPAPPVGPALGQAGVNIMAFCKEFNARTADQAGLIIPVEITVFEDRSFTFITKTPPAAVLLRIAAKVEKGSGEPNKKKVAKLGRAAVREIAETKMPDLNAASVEAAMRMVEGTARSMGITIED, from the coding sequence GCAGGGAAAGCGAATCCAGCGCCTCCAGTAGGTCCGGCGTTAGGTCAAGCGGGTGTCAACATCATGGCATTCTGTAAGGAATTCAACGCTCGTACTGCCGACCAGGCTGGTCTAATCATCCCGGTTGAAATTACAGTGTTTGAAGACCGTTCGTTTACCTTCATCACCAAAACTCCTCCGGCTGCTGTTCTGCTTCGCATCGCTGCAAAAGTAGAAAAAGGCTCCGGCGAACCAAACAAGAAAAAGGTAGCGAAGCTGGGCCGCGCAGCGGTTCGTGAAATCGCTGAAACCAAAATGCCCGATCTGAACGCTGCATCTGTTGAAGCTGCAATGCGTATGGTTGAAGGTACTGCCCGCAGTATGGGAATCACAATCGAAGACTAA